A single region of the Xylanibacillus composti genome encodes:
- a CDS encoding peptidylprolyl isomerase, whose amino-acid sequence MSKWMKCLAVVSILTVLAACGQNQDGDGGKQAIAMQWPEPPEMTIDPERNYTAKLHTSKGIITLELFAKDAPITVNNFVFLAEQGFYDGVTFHRIIQHFMIQTGDPIGDGTGGPGYRFEDELPSPHVYEPGIVAMANGGPNTNGSQFFICSGPSSYSLNERPNYTIFGKVTEGMDVVEDIASAPVKMNPKANPNVEPPSMPTEDIYIQKVDIIAG is encoded by the coding sequence ATGAGCAAATGGATGAAGTGCTTGGCCGTCGTGAGCATCCTGACGGTGCTCGCGGCTTGCGGCCAAAATCAAGACGGGGATGGCGGCAAACAGGCGATAGCGATGCAATGGCCGGAACCGCCGGAAATGACAATCGACCCGGAGCGTAATTATACAGCGAAGCTGCATACCTCCAAGGGGATTATCACACTGGAGCTGTTTGCCAAAGACGCGCCAATCACAGTAAATAACTTTGTGTTTCTCGCAGAACAAGGATTTTACGATGGCGTGACGTTCCATCGCATTATCCAGCATTTCATGATCCAGACGGGGGATCCGATTGGAGACGGTACAGGCGGACCTGGTTACCGCTTTGAAGACGAACTGCCATCCCCGCATGTGTATGAGCCAGGGATAGTGGCGATGGCCAATGGAGGGCCAAACACGAATGGCAGCCAATTTTTTATCTGTTCCGGTCCTTCCAGCTATTCGCTGAACGAACGTCCGAACTATACGATTTTTGGCAAGGTGACCGAGGGGATGGACGTAGTGGAGGATATTGCGAGCGCACCGGTAAAAATGAATCCCAAGGCAAATCCGAATGTAGAGCCGCCCAGTATGCCAACAGAGGATATATATATACAAAAAGTGGATATCATAGCAGGATGA
- a CDS encoding ABC transporter substrate-binding protein, giving the protein MKATKKSMLLLLALIFTMSLVLAACGGNNQSTSGSTNSNSGSDSSNASDNGGDAAADLDFVELTFTYPGTKQKDHDRIMEEINSYLKEKINASIDIQPIEWGQWDQKVNLMIASREPMDIYFTAAWSNYSVNVSKGAFLALDDLLANTEAGQSIVNSLDPAFLEGSKINGKNYGIPTNKELASGGGVVYRSDIAEELGLDFSNVKTIHDLGPILEQVKQAKPEMIPLFALPGDFVNAHFLANWDFLGDNNIPGVIRKDRDDTTVKPRFEYPEYMENLRTARKYFLAGYINADATTTTLSSQDALKNGNVFMTVQPLKPGKDAELASATGLIGKLQQLELTERTIATSETAGSMLAISSTSANPERALMFINLLHSDKYLNNLLNFGLENEHYTRNGEIISPTEKQGDYAPGAAWMFGSQFLNYVWDSEDPQKWEQFREFNNAGHPSPALGFTFNSEPVKTEVAAVVNIRQEYDDALETGSVDPEEIVPQYIAKLKAAGLDKIIEEKQRQFDEFLANK; this is encoded by the coding sequence ATGAAAGCTACCAAGAAAAGCATGCTCTTGCTGCTGGCGCTCATCTTCACGATGTCTTTGGTACTGGCGGCATGTGGCGGCAACAATCAGAGCACGTCAGGCAGCACAAACAGCAATTCCGGTTCAGACAGTTCGAATGCTTCCGATAATGGAGGCGATGCAGCGGCAGACCTGGATTTTGTGGAACTGACATTCACCTACCCTGGTACGAAGCAAAAAGACCATGACCGAATCATGGAGGAGATCAACAGCTATCTGAAGGAAAAGATTAACGCAAGCATCGATATACAGCCGATTGAGTGGGGACAATGGGATCAGAAGGTCAATCTGATGATCGCATCCCGTGAGCCGATGGATATTTACTTTACAGCAGCTTGGTCCAACTATTCCGTGAACGTCTCCAAGGGCGCATTTTTGGCATTGGATGATCTGCTCGCGAATACGGAAGCCGGACAATCTATCGTAAATTCCTTGGATCCGGCATTCTTGGAAGGCTCCAAGATTAACGGCAAGAATTACGGCATCCCGACGAACAAAGAGCTGGCTTCGGGCGGGGGTGTCGTGTACCGCTCCGATATTGCCGAAGAACTCGGGCTAGATTTCTCCAATGTAAAAACTATTCATGACCTAGGCCCGATTCTGGAGCAAGTGAAGCAAGCCAAGCCGGAAATGATTCCGTTGTTCGCGCTTCCTGGCGACTTTGTCAATGCGCACTTCCTGGCCAATTGGGACTTCCTCGGCGACAACAATATTCCAGGGGTCATTCGCAAGGACAGAGACGATACGACTGTGAAGCCGCGCTTTGAATATCCGGAATATATGGAAAACCTGAGGACAGCACGCAAGTATTTCTTGGCTGGCTATATTAACGCAGACGCCACTACCACTACGCTTTCTTCGCAGGATGCGCTGAAAAACGGCAATGTGTTCATGACCGTGCAGCCATTGAAACCGGGGAAAGACGCTGAGCTTGCATCGGCAACAGGCTTGATCGGCAAGCTGCAGCAGCTGGAATTGACAGAACGTACGATTGCGACGTCAGAAACAGCAGGCTCGATGCTGGCAATTTCCTCCACTTCCGCGAACCCGGAGCGAGCGCTCATGTTCATTAACCTGCTGCATTCGGACAAATACTTGAACAATTTGCTGAACTTCGGACTTGAAAACGAACATTACACGCGGAATGGCGAAATTATTTCGCCAACCGAAAAGCAAGGCGACTATGCGCCTGGCGCCGCCTGGATGTTTGGCAGCCAATTTTTGAACTATGTATGGGATTCGGAAGATCCGCAGAAATGGGAACAGTTCCGGGAGTTCAATAACGCCGGACATCCGTCCCCGGCACTTGGCTTCACCTTCAACTCTGAACCGGTGAAGACAGAAGTGGCCGCAGTTGTCAACATCCGTCAGGAATATGATGACGCACTGGAAACAGGCTCGGTAGACCCGGAAGAAATCGTACCTCAATATATCGCCAAATTGAAAGCCGCAGGCTTGGATAAAATTATTGAAGAGAAGCAAAGGCAATTTGATGAATTTTTGGCTAACAAGTAA
- a CDS encoding Rqc2 family fibronectin-binding protein yields MALDGLVVRAIANELQACVGGRIHKIHQPSPHDIVLQIRSRGVSRKVLISASPTYPRVHATERTFVNPLEAPMFCMLLRKHFENAVIESIRQEGAERVLHLDVRQSDELGDINAKRLIIELMGRHSNIIITDPSTGTIVDGIHHVTPAISSYRVVMPGTLYTNPPAQDKADPFQETELQCLERMLQANDEEQAMKASAWLVHTYSGISPLAAREVVHRSGHSIHTDMRTFVQEPASGQKLAHSFLQTVRLVAENHIEPNITADEQADKSYFSAIALSHVDGTAVRFPSISDCLDTYFGEKAERDLVKQKTADLERFLLNEIAKNAKKIDKLKEAAADAEQAERYRIMGELITANLYQMERGMEHMDVINYYDEQQAPITIPLDPQLTPSENAQRYFKRYTKAKNGRIAAREQLESASAEIKYLESVLVQLRNASLQDIEEIRDELAEEGYVRQRNKKEKRKKKNNKPAVSGYLSSEGIPLYVGKNNLQNEYVTNRMAHSSDTWLHTKDIPGSHVVIRSREYGDATLEEAAMLAAYFSQARESSQVPVDYTLIRHVRKPNGAKPGYVIYDNQKTVYVTPDKERIDKLKPLNS; encoded by the coding sequence ATGGCCTTAGACGGATTAGTCGTTCGCGCCATTGCCAACGAGCTGCAAGCGTGCGTTGGCGGCCGCATTCATAAAATTCATCAGCCTTCCCCGCACGATATCGTCTTGCAAATTCGTTCCCGCGGCGTTTCCCGCAAGGTCCTGATCTCCGCAAGCCCGACCTATCCGCGCGTTCACGCAACGGAACGAACATTTGTTAACCCGCTTGAAGCGCCGATGTTCTGCATGCTGCTTCGCAAGCACTTTGAAAATGCGGTGATCGAATCCATCCGCCAGGAAGGAGCCGAACGCGTTCTCCACCTGGACGTTCGCCAGTCGGACGAATTAGGAGATATCAATGCGAAGCGCCTGATCATCGAGCTAATGGGGCGTCATAGCAACATCATCATTACCGATCCTTCAACCGGTACGATCGTCGATGGCATACATCATGTCACACCAGCGATCAGCAGTTACCGGGTTGTGATGCCCGGTACTCTGTATACAAATCCGCCAGCGCAGGACAAAGCAGATCCCTTCCAAGAAACGGAGCTGCAATGCCTCGAACGCATGCTGCAAGCAAACGACGAGGAACAGGCCATGAAGGCGTCTGCCTGGCTTGTGCACACTTACAGCGGGATTAGTCCGCTGGCTGCCAGGGAAGTCGTGCATCGAAGCGGTCACAGCATTCACACCGATATGCGAACGTTCGTGCAAGAGCCCGCAAGCGGCCAAAAGCTGGCACATAGCTTCCTGCAGACAGTTCGGCTAGTAGCGGAAAATCACATTGAACCAAACATCACAGCAGACGAGCAAGCAGACAAAAGCTATTTCTCGGCCATCGCATTGTCTCATGTAGACGGCACAGCTGTGCGCTTCCCATCGATTAGCGACTGCTTGGACACTTATTTCGGGGAAAAAGCGGAACGGGATCTGGTGAAGCAAAAAACGGCCGACTTGGAACGCTTCCTGCTAAATGAAATTGCCAAAAATGCGAAGAAAATAGATAAGCTCAAGGAAGCAGCGGCCGATGCCGAGCAAGCGGAGCGATACCGCATTATGGGCGAGCTGATTACGGCTAATTTGTACCAGATGGAACGCGGCATGGAACATATGGACGTCATCAACTACTACGATGAACAGCAAGCACCCATTACCATCCCGCTTGACCCGCAGTTAACCCCGTCGGAAAACGCGCAGCGGTACTTCAAGAGGTACACAAAGGCCAAAAACGGCCGCATTGCGGCGCGCGAGCAATTGGAGTCTGCTTCTGCGGAAATCAAATATTTGGAAAGCGTGCTCGTCCAGCTGCGCAATGCTTCCCTGCAGGATATTGAAGAAATCCGGGACGAACTGGCCGAGGAAGGGTATGTTAGGCAGCGCAACAAAAAAGAGAAGCGAAAAAAGAAAAACAACAAGCCCGCAGTGTCTGGATACCTTTCCAGCGAGGGCATTCCTCTGTATGTAGGGAAAAACAACTTGCAAAATGAGTATGTGACGAACCGAATGGCGCATTCTTCCGATACTTGGCTGCACACAAAGGATATCCCCGGCTCGCATGTCGTCATTCGCAGCCGGGAATACGGCGATGCCACGCTGGAGGAGGCAGCCATGCTAGCCGCTTATTTCAGCCAAGCAAGGGAATCCAGTCAAGTTCCGGTCGACTACACCTTGATTCGCCACGTTCGCAAGCCGAACGGCGCCAAGCCTGGCTATGTCATCTACGACAACCAGAAAACCGTTTATGTTACACCAGACAAGGAACGAATAGATAAACTGAAGCCGTTGAATTCGTAA
- a CDS encoding calcium-translocating P-type ATPase, SERCA-type, with the protein MSQRRWYQYSAEETAAIQRVDPRKGLTAAEVQDRQAEYGPNVLSEGKSISPLALFLNQFKDFMVLVLMGATLVSGLLGEYLDAITIVAIIIMNGILGFVQEFRAERSLRALKELSAPIAKVVRDGKRMEVLASELVPGDIVVFEGGDRIPADIRMLEASGLQIEESALTGESVPVHKRTDAIADEDVPLGDMKNMAFLGTMVTKGSGKGIVIGTGMQTEMGKIADLIQSTETMDTPLQHRLEQLGKILIGVAVALTVLVVVAGILHGQPSYGMFLAGVSLAVAAIPEGLPAIVTIALALGVQRMIKRKAIVRKLPSVETLGCASVICSDKTGTLTQNKMTVTHLWQGGQLLEVTGQGYEPVGQIMHGKQKVDIRENSGLRRLLQIAVSCNNAVLEQAVAPAGGEGKKQGKKKERQEWVVNGDPTEGALIVLGAKAGITASGLSGLYDRIAEFPFDSERKMMSVLLQHQGGRLLYAKGAPDMLLSRCTHILWEDKVIPFTDTLRQKVAAANEAMAKNALRVLGSAYREVKAGEVCEQEADAEKGLIFVGLTGMIDPPRKEVRQAISKCKAAGIKTVMITGDHQLTAEAIARQLGLLPEKGLVLNGRQLANMSDDELDEQVDQVYVYARVSPEHKLRIVKSLQRKGHVVAMTGDGVNDAPAIKSADIGIAMGITGTDVTKEASALVLSDDNFATIVAAIEEGRGIYENIRKFIRYLLASNVGEIMTMFLAMMMGMPLPLVPIQILWVNLVTDGLPALALGVDKAEDDLMKQKPRSPKENIFARRLGWKIISRGVMIGICTLAAFWIALNETNDLAKAQTVAFATLVMAQLIHVFDCRSSRSIFHRKLLENKALVFAVLSSVVLMLCVMYLEPLQPIFKTVDLALRDWMLVLVLAAVPTILFGIGSVLGGRRRPKRTLRYGGPAGSPVSR; encoded by the coding sequence ATGAGTCAGAGAAGGTGGTATCAGTATAGCGCGGAAGAAACCGCAGCCATCCAGCGGGTTGACCCGCGCAAAGGGTTGACCGCAGCGGAAGTGCAAGACAGGCAAGCGGAATACGGGCCCAACGTACTCTCCGAAGGCAAGTCAATTTCCCCGCTTGCCTTATTCTTGAATCAATTCAAGGATTTTATGGTGCTCGTTCTGATGGGAGCGACTCTCGTATCCGGATTGCTTGGCGAATACTTGGATGCGATCACGATTGTAGCCATCATTATTATGAATGGGATTTTGGGATTTGTTCAAGAATTTCGCGCCGAACGCTCCCTCCGCGCCCTGAAGGAGCTCTCTGCTCCAATCGCCAAAGTAGTCAGAGACGGCAAACGCATGGAAGTGCTGGCATCTGAGCTGGTCCCTGGCGATATTGTCGTGTTTGAAGGGGGAGACCGGATTCCAGCCGATATCCGCATGTTGGAAGCGTCCGGACTGCAGATTGAGGAATCCGCATTAACGGGAGAATCTGTGCCAGTACATAAGCGGACGGATGCAATCGCGGATGAGGATGTGCCGCTCGGGGATATGAAGAACATGGCTTTCCTTGGAACCATGGTGACGAAGGGCTCCGGCAAAGGGATTGTCATTGGAACAGGCATGCAAACAGAGATGGGGAAAATAGCGGACTTGATCCAAAGTACGGAAACCATGGATACGCCGCTGCAGCACAGACTTGAGCAGCTAGGCAAAATTTTGATCGGTGTTGCCGTTGCCTTGACGGTTCTCGTTGTTGTAGCTGGCATTCTGCACGGACAGCCGTCCTATGGCATGTTCCTTGCCGGCGTCAGCCTCGCAGTCGCCGCCATACCGGAAGGATTGCCGGCCATTGTTACGATTGCGCTTGCGCTCGGCGTACAGCGCATGATCAAGCGCAAGGCAATTGTGCGCAAGCTCCCGTCCGTTGAAACCTTGGGCTGCGCTTCTGTGATCTGCTCGGATAAGACCGGTACCTTGACCCAGAACAAAATGACTGTGACGCATCTATGGCAGGGCGGACAGCTGCTTGAGGTAACAGGCCAAGGCTATGAGCCGGTCGGCCAGATCATGCATGGCAAACAGAAGGTGGACATTCGCGAAAATTCGGGGCTTAGACGGCTGCTGCAAATCGCCGTCAGCTGCAATAATGCGGTGCTCGAACAGGCTGTGGCACCAGCAGGAGGGGAAGGGAAGAAGCAGGGCAAAAAAAAGGAGCGCCAGGAATGGGTCGTAAACGGAGATCCAACAGAAGGTGCGCTTATCGTGCTGGGCGCAAAAGCGGGCATAACAGCCTCCGGCTTATCGGGCCTGTATGACCGTATTGCAGAATTTCCGTTCGATTCCGAGCGCAAGATGATGTCGGTACTGCTTCAGCACCAAGGGGGGCGGCTTCTGTATGCGAAGGGAGCGCCGGATATGCTCCTTTCCCGCTGTACGCACATCCTGTGGGAAGACAAGGTGATCCCGTTTACAGATACCCTTCGCCAGAAAGTGGCTGCTGCCAATGAAGCGATGGCGAAAAATGCCCTTAGGGTTTTGGGCAGCGCATACCGGGAGGTAAAAGCGGGAGAAGTATGCGAGCAGGAAGCCGATGCGGAAAAGGGACTGATCTTCGTTGGCCTGACTGGCATGATCGATCCGCCGCGCAAGGAAGTTCGGCAGGCAATCTCGAAGTGTAAAGCGGCCGGCATCAAAACGGTTATGATTACGGGAGACCACCAGCTGACCGCGGAAGCAATCGCCAGGCAGCTAGGCTTGCTGCCGGAGAAAGGGCTTGTGCTGAATGGCCGTCAGCTGGCCAATATGAGCGATGACGAGCTGGATGAGCAGGTAGACCAAGTATACGTGTACGCGCGCGTTTCGCCGGAGCATAAACTGCGGATAGTCAAATCGCTGCAGCGCAAAGGCCACGTAGTAGCTATGACCGGAGATGGGGTCAACGATGCTCCGGCTATCAAATCTGCGGATATCGGCATTGCGATGGGCATTACAGGGACGGACGTGACGAAGGAAGCATCTGCGCTAGTTCTTAGCGATGACAACTTCGCGACGATTGTTGCGGCCATTGAGGAAGGCCGGGGCATCTATGAGAATATCCGCAAGTTTATCCGGTACTTGCTCGCATCCAACGTTGGGGAGATCATGACGATGTTCCTGGCGATGATGATGGGCATGCCCTTGCCGCTCGTCCCGATACAAATCCTGTGGGTAAATCTAGTGACCGACGGCTTGCCTGCCCTAGCGCTTGGGGTCGATAAGGCAGAAGACGATCTGATGAAGCAGAAGCCGAGATCGCCGAAGGAGAACATCTTCGCTCGCAGGCTTGGCTGGAAAATTATCAGCCGCGGCGTCATGATCGGCATCTGCACGCTAGCCGCCTTCTGGATTGCGCTGAACGAAACGAATGATTTGGCCAAAGCGCAAACGGTTGCCTTCGCTACATTAGTTATGGCTCAGTTGATTCATGTCTTTGATTGCCGCAGCTCCCGCTCTATCTTTCACCGCAAGCTATTGGAGAACAAGGCGCTGGTGTTCGCTGTCCTGTCCTCCGTTGTGCTGATGCTGTGCGTCATGTATCTCGAGCCGCTCCAGCCGATCTTCAAGACGGTTGATTTGGCCCTGCGCGACTGGATGCTCGTCCTCGTCCTGGCTGCGGTACCGACCATATTGTTCGGCATCGGCAGCGTGCTCGGCGGCCGCAGACGCCCGAAGCGTACGCTTCGTTACGGCGGACCGGCAGGCAGCCCAGTTTCCCGCTAA
- the dapF gene encoding diaminopimelate epimerase — translation MNFTKMHGLGNDFIMLYGYQELPDEAGELAIRLCNRHFGIGADGLVFILPSAEADFQMRIFNSDGSEPEQCGNAIRCVAKYVYDHGLVGEQTSIQIATLGGGIQTVTIRAEAGKAAAVRVDMGEPVLNGLDIPTVLDQALVKDEAIEVDGETFRFTAVSMGNPHCVILVEDALHFDLHTWGPKLENHPLFPKRTNVEFMTVRNRNYIDMRVWERGAGPTLACGTGACATVVAAALNGISDRSATVSLAGGELLIEWDEASNRVFMTGPAAEVYSGKLSE, via the coding sequence ATGAATTTTACGAAAATGCATGGTTTGGGCAACGACTTTATCATGCTTTATGGATATCAGGAGCTTCCGGATGAGGCAGGAGAGCTGGCGATCCGTTTATGCAACCGCCATTTCGGAATTGGAGCTGATGGTCTAGTCTTTATTTTGCCTTCGGCTGAGGCAGACTTTCAAATGCGCATTTTCAATTCGGATGGCTCGGAGCCGGAACAGTGCGGGAACGCCATTCGATGTGTGGCCAAGTATGTATATGACCATGGATTAGTCGGCGAGCAGACATCGATCCAGATCGCCACGCTTGGCGGCGGCATACAGACCGTGACTATTCGGGCAGAAGCGGGTAAAGCGGCTGCAGTTCGGGTGGATATGGGAGAGCCGGTGCTGAATGGCTTGGATATCCCGACTGTTTTGGACCAGGCGCTGGTCAAGGACGAAGCGATTGAGGTGGACGGCGAAACCTTTCGCTTTACAGCGGTATCGATGGGGAACCCCCACTGTGTCATCCTGGTGGAGGATGCGCTGCATTTTGATCTGCACACTTGGGGACCGAAGCTTGAAAATCATCCGTTGTTTCCGAAACGGACGAATGTGGAGTTTATGACGGTGCGCAATAGAAACTACATCGATATGCGGGTATGGGAACGCGGAGCCGGGCCTACCTTGGCGTGCGGCACAGGGGCTTGTGCGACCGTGGTCGCTGCCGCGTTGAACGGCATAAGCGACCGCAGCGCTACCGTATCTCTTGCGGGCGGGGAACTGTTGATCGAGTGGGACGAGGCAAGCAATCGCGTGTTTATGACAGGACCGGCTGCGGAAGTGTATTCGGGCAAGCTGTCGGAATAA
- a CDS encoding bifunctional homocysteine S-methyltransferase/methylenetetrahydrofolate reductase produces the protein MRKPDLREVLASGMLVGDGAMGTYLYQLGFPVGISYEELNLTRPEVIADVHRSYYEAGARLIETNTFTATRERLAKFGLEGETEAINRKAVQIARGAVGADAYVAGTVGSIRAGKRKNVSQQTIKQDFEQQIGVLLNEGVDALILETFFDLEEILIALRIARSKSDLPIICQLAAEDVGRTTDGYTLAHSFSRLAAEGADVIGFNCRSGPNGMLRNLERFRAEVEAQSAVDEVGEVGLSEASSLPVSVFPNAGIPDYVDGKYTYVSTPDYFAECARQFADLGARIIGGCCGTTPEHVKAMALALQNYIPQKKELALGSAAVPVQTEEPNDSKEAVASAAMPWSIQPDEAPSIVDTVMERHTVIVELDPPRDLSIDKFMEGAEALKEAGVDAVTMADNSLAVTRMSNLALGYLLRDKLGIRPLVHIACRDRNLIGTQSHMMGLDALGINHVLAVTGDPAKFGDLPGSSSVYDLTSFEIIRMIKQLNEGVAFSGKPLKQKAQFVVGAAFNPNVKHLDKAVQRLERKIEAGADYIMTQPVYDAALIHDIHDATKHLRIPIFLGIAPLASGGNAEYLHNEVPGIRLPDHVRSRMAGLRGEEGRAMGVQIAKELLDEALPYFNGIYLMTPFMSYHMTAELTRYVWEKTNRSNFHLSPLSK, from the coding sequence ATGAGAAAACCGGATCTGCGTGAAGTGCTGGCAAGCGGCATGCTTGTCGGCGATGGAGCCATGGGAACGTATTTGTATCAGCTTGGGTTCCCTGTTGGCATTTCTTATGAAGAGTTGAACTTGACAAGGCCTGAAGTGATCGCGGACGTGCATCGCAGCTATTACGAGGCAGGCGCGAGATTGATAGAAACGAATACATTCACCGCGACAAGAGAACGGCTCGCCAAATTCGGCTTGGAAGGCGAGACGGAAGCGATTAATCGCAAAGCGGTGCAAATTGCCAGGGGAGCGGTTGGCGCTGACGCGTACGTTGCGGGCACTGTCGGCTCCATTCGCGCGGGCAAGCGGAAGAACGTAAGTCAGCAAACGATCAAGCAAGATTTTGAGCAGCAAATCGGGGTGCTGCTGAATGAGGGCGTAGATGCTCTGATATTGGAAACCTTCTTCGATTTGGAAGAAATATTGATAGCTTTGCGCATTGCAAGATCCAAGAGCGATCTGCCGATCATTTGCCAGCTTGCCGCCGAGGATGTCGGACGCACGACGGACGGGTATACGCTCGCCCACTCGTTCTCCAGACTTGCCGCGGAAGGGGCGGATGTCATCGGATTCAACTGCCGAAGCGGACCGAACGGCATGCTTCGCAATCTCGAACGCTTTCGGGCAGAGGTGGAAGCGCAGTCGGCCGTTGACGAAGTTGGCGAAGTCGGCCTTTCGGAAGCGTCATCTCTCCCGGTATCAGTCTTCCCGAATGCGGGAATTCCGGATTATGTGGACGGCAAGTATACGTATGTTTCCACACCGGATTACTTCGCTGAATGCGCACGGCAATTTGCCGATTTGGGGGCGCGGATTATAGGGGGCTGCTGCGGCACAACCCCTGAGCATGTGAAGGCGATGGCTCTGGCCCTGCAGAATTACATTCCGCAGAAGAAGGAGCTTGCGCTCGGATCGGCTGCAGTCCCTGTACAAACAGAGGAGCCGAATGACAGCAAGGAGGCGGTCGCAAGCGCAGCGATGCCTTGGTCTATCCAACCGGATGAAGCTCCGTCGATTGTCGATACCGTTATGGAGCGGCACACGGTTATCGTGGAGCTTGACCCGCCTCGGGATTTGAGCATAGACAAGTTCATGGAAGGTGCAGAGGCATTGAAGGAAGCAGGCGTCGATGCTGTGACGATGGCTGACAATTCGCTGGCGGTCACGCGAATGAGCAACTTGGCGCTCGGGTATTTGCTTCGCGACAAACTTGGCATTCGGCCTCTTGTCCACATCGCCTGCCGCGACCGGAATTTGATCGGCACCCAGTCGCATATGATGGGACTCGACGCGCTTGGCATCAACCATGTGCTTGCCGTGACGGGCGACCCGGCGAAATTTGGCGACCTGCCCGGCTCGAGCTCCGTGTATGACCTCACGTCCTTTGAGATCATCCGCATGATCAAGCAGCTGAACGAGGGTGTCGCCTTCTCCGGGAAGCCGCTGAAGCAGAAGGCGCAGTTCGTGGTCGGAGCGGCATTCAATCCGAATGTGAAGCATCTGGACAAGGCTGTGCAGCGTCTGGAGCGCAAGATTGAGGCCGGCGCCGACTATATTATGACGCAGCCGGTGTATGATGCGGCTCTTATCCATGATATCCATGACGCGACCAAGCATTTGCGCATCCCGATTTTCCTGGGCATCGCACCGCTGGCAAGCGGGGGAAATGCCGAGTACCTGCATAACGAGGTGCCTGGCATTCGTCTACCGGACCATGTGCGCAGCCGCATGGCTGGACTGCGGGGGGAAGAGGGGCGTGCGATGGGCGTGCAAATTGCGAAGGAGCTGCTGGATGAGGCGCTGCCGTACTTCAACGGGATTTATCTGATGACACCTTTTATGTCTTATCATATGACAGCGGAATTGACCCGCTATGTATGGGAAAAAACTAACCGTTCCAACTTCCACTTGTCCCCCCTTTCAAAATAA
- a CDS encoding YicC/YloC family endoribonuclease, with the protein MIESMTGFGQAERTIGGFAIRIEVRSVNHRYLETVVRFPRDMTRFEDLIKRTVQGRLKRGRIEVFLSIEREAETAGTPQVDWAKIEGYWAASAEIAERLGLPHALQLGDLLQVEGIFVQEPALAVDDEALEEKLRACLEEALDGVAAMRRREGDHLRADLLSRLLAAQSLHASIQGKSGEAVRENKDKLRERIRELLENPHALDEQRFQMEVAVMAERMDVQEELTRLSSHFKQFRSMLEQREPVGRKLDFLVQEMNREANTIGSKANHASITAWIVDLKAELEKIREQVQNIQ; encoded by the coding sequence ATGATAGAGAGCATGACAGGATTCGGTCAAGCGGAACGGACCATTGGCGGATTTGCGATACGGATTGAAGTCCGTTCGGTCAACCATCGTTACCTGGAAACCGTTGTGAGATTTCCCCGAGACATGACGCGGTTCGAGGATCTGATCAAACGTACGGTGCAAGGCAGGCTAAAGCGCGGCAGAATCGAAGTGTTTTTATCGATAGAGCGGGAAGCGGAAACCGCAGGCACGCCTCAAGTGGATTGGGCGAAAATCGAAGGATACTGGGCTGCGTCAGCGGAGATCGCCGAGAGGCTAGGCTTGCCTCATGCTTTGCAGCTTGGCGACCTGCTTCAAGTAGAGGGAATCTTCGTGCAAGAGCCGGCGCTGGCTGTAGACGATGAGGCGCTGGAGGAGAAGCTTCGGGCATGCTTGGAAGAGGCGCTGGACGGAGTAGCGGCAATGAGGCGTCGGGAGGGTGATCATCTTCGTGCGGATTTGCTCTCCCGTCTTCTAGCGGCACAATCGCTGCATGCCAGCATTCAGGGGAAGAGCGGGGAAGCAGTGAGGGAGAATAAGGACAAGCTGCGGGAACGGATTCGAGAGCTACTCGAAAACCCGCATGCCCTGGACGAGCAGCGCTTTCAGATGGAAGTGGCTGTCATGGCGGAGCGGATGGATGTACAGGAAGAGCTGACGCGCCTTTCCAGCCATTTCAAGCAATTTCGCTCCATGCTGGAGCAACGTGAGCCTGTGGGGCGCAAATTGGATTTCTTGGTGCAGGAAATGAATCGCGAGGCTAATACGATCGGTTCGAAGGCGAATCATGCCAGCATTACCGCATGGATCGTAGACTTGAAAGCAGAACTTGAAAAAATCCGTGAACAAGTGCAAAATATTCAATAA
- the remA gene encoding extracellular matrix/biofilm regulator RemA: MNIKLINIGFGNIVSANRIISIVSPESAPIKRIIQEARDRHMLIDATYGRRTRAVIITDSDHVILSAVQPETVAHRLSNKEDDHDE; this comes from the coding sequence ATGAATATCAAATTAATCAATATCGGCTTTGGCAATATCGTTTCGGCCAATCGAATCATTTCCATCGTCAGTCCAGAATCCGCCCCGATTAAACGGATCATTCAAGAGGCGCGAGACCGCCATATGCTGATCGACGCTACATACGGCCGCCGAACGCGCGCTGTTATCATTACGGACAGCGATCATGTGATTTTATCTGCTGTGCAGCCGGAAACGGTGGCGCACCGTTTGTCCAACAAGGAAGACGATCACGACGAATAA